In Macadamia integrifolia cultivar HAES 741 chromosome 13, SCU_Mint_v3, whole genome shotgun sequence, one DNA window encodes the following:
- the LOC122059115 gene encoding uncharacterized protein LOC122059115 encodes MSLLRNRPYAYSKVEREDPDEIAHRRAQFLIYKVLEQAADTHSRSRWPSALRVRICKLKVKIGKRLKTMRKTIFPNISKGRISLYRKTMAQVKTLNRLLRGGEAMVSLPPL; translated from the coding sequence ATGAGTCTCCTGAGGAATAGACCTTACGCTTACTCAAAAGTGGAGAGGGAAGACCCAGATGAGATAGCTCATCGGCGAGCGCAGTTCTTGATCTACAAGGTATTAGAACAAGCGGCGGATACCCACTCGCGGAGTAGGTGGCCATCGGCTCTGAGGGTGAGAATATGTAAATTGAAGGTCAAGATTGGCAAGAGATTGAAGACGATGAGGAAGACCATATTCCCCAATATCTCCAAGGGTAGGATTAGCTTGTACAGGAAAACAATGGCTCAGGTGAAGACTCTGAACCGTTTGCTTCGTGGGGGAGAAGCCATGGTCAGTCTTCCTCCTCTGTGA